The following coding sequences lie in one Flavobacterium cyclinae genomic window:
- a CDS encoding MBL fold metallo-hydrolase → MKVEQIYTGCIAHAAYYVENNGEAAIFDPLREVQPYIDRAKKDNAKIKYVFETHFHADFVSGHLDLKEKAGAEIVFGPTAKPNYVAIIATDGQVFTVGNYKIKAIHTPGHTMESTTYLLIDENDKEHGIISGDTLFIGDVGRPDLAQHVIADLTQEKLARLLYHSLREKIMPLSDDLIVYPNHGAGSACGKNMSKETTDTLGNQKRTNYALRSDMTEDEFLIELLTGLTSPPGYFPKNVLLNLNGYQSLDKVIEKGKNPLHPKDFEALATVSGALVLDTRNATDFANGFIPNSINIGIDGSFAMWVGEMISDINQAILLVTEPGREEECMIRLSRVGYDNTIGYLEGGFESWKLEGKEIDSLKRITGEQLEVLMQKEDLPLFDVRKKSEFDSEHLMNSENIPLNQLNSQLESFPKNKPFVIYCAGGYRSMIAASILKQRGFDNFVDVSGGFNEISKTTKLPKTEYVCPSTLL, encoded by the coding sequence ATGAAAGTAGAACAAATTTATACAGGGTGTATTGCACACGCTGCTTATTATGTTGAAAATAATGGTGAAGCCGCTATTTTTGACCCTCTTAGAGAAGTCCAACCTTATATTGATCGTGCAAAAAAAGATAATGCTAAAATTAAATATGTTTTTGAAACGCATTTCCACGCTGATTTTGTTAGTGGTCATTTAGATTTAAAGGAAAAAGCAGGTGCTGAAATTGTTTTTGGTCCAACTGCTAAGCCAAATTATGTTGCAATAATTGCTACAGATGGTCAGGTTTTTACCGTTGGTAATTATAAAATTAAAGCCATTCATACTCCGGGGCACACCATGGAAAGCACAACTTATTTACTTATTGATGAAAATGATAAGGAACACGGAATTATATCCGGAGATACATTATTTATTGGCGATGTGGGTCGGCCAGATTTAGCCCAACACGTAATAGCCGATTTAACACAAGAAAAATTAGCTCGTTTATTATATCATTCACTCCGTGAGAAAATTATGCCACTTTCTGATGATTTAATTGTGTATCCAAATCATGGTGCAGGAAGTGCGTGTGGAAAAAATATGAGTAAAGAAACTACTGATACTTTAGGAAATCAAAAACGTACTAATTATGCACTGCGTTCTGATATGACTGAAGATGAATTTTTAATTGAATTACTTACCGGTTTAACATCGCCTCCAGGGTATTTTCCAAAAAATGTATTGTTAAATTTAAATGGTTATCAGTCATTAGATAAAGTAATTGAAAAAGGTAAAAATCCATTACATCCTAAAGATTTTGAAGCTTTGGCAACTGTTTCGGGTGCTCTAGTATTAGATACAAGAAATGCTACTGATTTTGCAAATGGATTTATTCCTAATAGTATTAATATTGGTATAGACGGTAGCTTTGCAATGTGGGTTGGAGAAATGATATCTGATATTAATCAAGCTATTCTTTTAGTAACAGAACCAGGAAGGGAAGAGGAATGTATGATTCGATTGTCTAGAGTAGGTTATGATAATACTATCGGTTATTTAGAGGGAGGATTTGAATCTTGGAAACTAGAAGGGAAAGAAATTGATTCTTTAAAAAGAATTACAGGAGAACAACTAGAAGTGTTAATGCAAAAAGAAGATTTACCTCTTTTTGATGTTCGTAAAAAGAGTGAATTCGATTCAGAACATTTGATGAATTCTGAAAATATACCATTAAACCAATTAAATTCGCAACTGGAGAGTTTTCCTAAAAACAAACCATTTGTAATTTATTGTGCTGGAGGTTATCGAAGTATGATTGCTGCCTCAATATTAAAACAACGAGGATTTGATAATTTTGTAGATGTCTCAGGTGGATTCAATGAAATTTCTAAAACAACTAAGTTGCCAAAAACAGAATATGTGTGTCCTTCAACATTATTATAG
- the proS gene encoding proline--tRNA ligase: protein MSKNLTTRAEDYSKWYNELVVKADLAENSGVRGCMVIKPYGYAIWEKMQAELDRMFKETGHSNAYFPLFVPKSMFEAEEKNAEGFAKECAIVTHYRLKTDEENKGKLIVDPNAKLEEELIVRPTSEAIIWSTYKGWVQSYRDLPLLINQWANVVRWEMRTRLFLRTAEFLWQEGHTAHATRQEAIEESEKMMNVYADFVQNFMAIPVIKGLKTETERFAGAEETYCIEALMQDGKALQAGTSHFLGQNFAKAFDVKFANKEGKQEHVWGTSWGVSTRLMGALVMTHSDDKGLVLPPNLAPIQVVIVPIYKTDEQFDAITEQVNGLVAELRKLGISVKYDNRDTQKPGFKFAEWELKGVPVRIAVGPNDLENGTYEIARRDNLSKEVVSKDGVAAYIQNLLTTIQNDLFAKALDYRNTHITEVNSFEEFKEVLETKGGFLAAHWDGTPETEEKIKELTKATIRCIALDRVEEAGSCVFTGKPSVGRVLFAKAY from the coding sequence ATGAGCAAAAACTTAACAACAAGAGCGGAAGATTATTCCAAATGGTATAACGAGTTAGTCGTTAAAGCAGATTTAGCTGAAAATTCAGGGGTAAGAGGGTGTATGGTTATTAAACCTTACGGATATGCAATCTGGGAAAAAATGCAGGCTGAATTGGATAGAATGTTTAAAGAAACTGGGCATAGTAATGCTTATTTCCCCTTGTTTGTTCCAAAAAGTATGTTTGAGGCAGAGGAAAAAAATGCTGAAGGTTTTGCTAAAGAGTGTGCCATTGTTACACATTATCGTTTAAAAACCGATGAGGAAAATAAAGGAAAACTTATTGTTGATCCAAATGCAAAATTAGAAGAAGAATTGATTGTTCGTCCAACGAGTGAGGCTATTATTTGGTCAACCTATAAAGGATGGGTACAATCCTATAGAGATTTACCTTTATTAATTAATCAATGGGCAAATGTGGTTCGTTGGGAAATGAGAACGCGTTTATTTTTAAGAACAGCTGAGTTTTTATGGCAAGAAGGGCATACGGCTCACGCAACGCGTCAGGAAGCGATTGAAGAATCAGAGAAAATGATGAATGTTTATGCTGATTTTGTTCAAAATTTCATGGCAATTCCTGTAATTAAAGGATTGAAAACAGAAACAGAACGTTTTGCGGGTGCAGAAGAAACGTATTGTATTGAAGCTTTAATGCAAGATGGAAAAGCATTACAAGCAGGAACTTCACACTTTTTAGGTCAAAATTTCGCTAAAGCTTTTGATGTAAAATTTGCTAATAAAGAAGGGAAGCAAGAACATGTTTGGGGAACTTCTTGGGGAGTTTCAACTCGTTTAATGGGAGCATTGGTAATGACACATTCTGATGATAAAGGTTTGGTGTTGCCTCCAAATTTAGCGCCAATTCAGGTGGTTATTGTTCCAATATACAAAACAGATGAGCAATTTGATGCTATTACAGAACAAGTGAATGGTTTAGTTGCTGAGTTGAGAAAATTAGGAATTTCAGTTAAATACGATAATAGAGATACCCAAAAACCAGGATTCAAATTTGCTGAATGGGAATTAAAAGGAGTTCCTGTTCGTATTGCTGTTGGACCAAATGATTTAGAAAACGGAACTTACGAAATCGCGCGCAGAGATAATTTGTCAAAAGAAGTGGTTTCTAAGGATGGAGTAGCGGCTTACATTCAAAATTTATTGACTACTATTCAAAATGATTTATTTGCTAAGGCATTGGATTACAGGAATACTCATATTACAGAAGTAAATTCTTTTGAAGAGTTTAAAGAAGTTTTAGAAACAAAAGGTGGTTTCTTAGCTGCACATTGGGATGGAACTCCTGAAACGGAAGAAAAAATCAAAGAATTAACAAAAGCTACAATAAGATGTATTGCTTTAGATAGAGTTGAAGAAGCAGGATCTTGTGTTTTTACAGGAAAACCTTCGGTAGGAAGAGTCTTATTTGCAAAGGCTTACTAA
- a CDS encoding peptidoglycan endopeptidase: MKLLHVITFLFLFTSGFVFSQKTIKHTVVSGESIYSIAKKYGVTEADIYELNPKTKGAILQLKTILVIPNKNKKSKEKNSKATSNTTEIHIVTSGESLYKISKKYNISLDKLKELNPNIKPESIQIGDKIIVASTSEIPKPVQKEEKNNELDTPKEQSITDNLETDELGNKVHKVAKGETLYRLSKKYKVSVRELEEMNPEIIANLPIGYEVIVRKGNVEFENHKKEVVATTQPKEELNLENTTKAEFLISKASEHIGTRYRGGGTTSAGFDCSGLMYATFQHIDMTLPRSSSSMAVGAGYKIDRSQAQKGDLIFFSTNGRGSVNHVGMITEVNGDEIKFIHSSVQAGVIISSTEEPYYKKRFIQINRVLEN, encoded by the coding sequence ATGAAATTATTACATGTAATCACTTTTTTATTTTTATTTACTAGCGGATTTGTTTTCTCTCAAAAAACAATTAAACATACCGTAGTTTCAGGTGAATCTATTTATTCTATTGCTAAGAAATATGGTGTTACAGAGGCAGATATTTATGAATTAAATCCTAAAACTAAGGGTGCAATATTGCAGTTGAAAACCATTCTTGTAATTCCAAATAAAAATAAAAAATCAAAAGAGAAAAATAGTAAAGCAACTTCTAATACTACAGAAATTCATATCGTAACTTCAGGTGAATCACTTTATAAGATTTCTAAAAAATATAATATCAGTCTCGATAAACTTAAGGAATTAAATCCCAATATTAAACCTGAATCAATTCAAATTGGTGATAAAATTATTGTTGCTTCAACAAGTGAAATTCCTAAACCTGTCCAAAAAGAAGAGAAAAATAATGAATTGGATACTCCTAAAGAACAATCAATTACAGACAATTTAGAAACAGATGAATTGGGTAATAAAGTTCATAAAGTTGCTAAAGGAGAAACATTATACCGACTTTCTAAGAAGTATAAAGTAAGTGTTAGAGAATTGGAAGAAATGAATCCAGAAATTATTGCTAATTTGCCTATTGGATATGAAGTAATTGTTAGAAAAGGGAATGTAGAGTTTGAAAATCACAAAAAAGAAGTAGTAGCAACTACGCAACCAAAAGAAGAACTTAATTTAGAAAATACTACAAAAGCAGAATTTTTAATTTCAAAAGCTTCGGAGCATATAGGAACTCGTTATCGTGGTGGCGGAACAACTAGCGCTGGTTTTGATTGTTCTGGATTAATGTATGCAACTTTTCAACATATCGATATGACATTGCCTCGTTCATCTAGTTCAATGGCTGTTGGGGCTGGTTATAAAATAGATAGAAGTCAGGCTCAAAAAGGTGATTTGATTTTCTTTTCAACAAATGGAAGAGGAAGTGTCAATCATGTTGGGATGATTACTGAAGTTAATGGCGATGAAATAAAATTTATTCATTCCTCAGTTCAAGCTGGAGTAATTATTTCTTCAACTGAAGAACCGTACTACAAAAAACGTTTTATTCAAATTAATCGAGTATTAGAAAACTAG
- a CDS encoding OmpP1/FadL family transporter, which produces MKKIFLLFSLSTSLLSLSQEMTTNDALRYAVDNLNGTARFRGMNGAFGAVGGDLSAININPAGSLFFNNNFASASLTSFNNTNSANYFGSKDKESYSTIDLNQIGAILVFEDKSGKTEWNKISVGLNYDNSSNFDNRIFTSGYNPYNSISQYFVNQANTVLNTEFNDYQYDMAYQTYIIDPHPTVPNQFVSNVSPGGNYYQDYFTTSNGYNGKITVNVAGSYQNKLFLGLNLNAHFTDYVVTTSLYENNDNPSNPNTQPTIRNIIFDNQLSTYGSGFSFNLGAIYKVTDSFRFGASYESPTWYNLNDELVQDLYTYDNVNVPSGDESLYYGSPLFVFPTYRLRTPSKITGSAAYIINKRGLISIDVASKNYGNIEYTNTNQNDFRDLNSQLSRELKNAYEIRIGGEYKIKQWSVRGGYRFEESPYKVDYAFGDLTGYSAGVGYSFGENRIDLSFANSHRNFNQSLISSGMNDTSRIRNVQNNVTVTYSINF; this is translated from the coding sequence ATGAAAAAAATATTTTTATTATTTTCTCTTAGCACATCTTTATTAAGTTTAAGTCAAGAAATGACTACTAACGATGCTTTGAGATATGCAGTTGATAATTTGAACGGTACAGCTCGTTTTAGAGGAATGAACGGTGCCTTTGGAGCTGTTGGTGGTGATTTATCTGCAATTAACATTAACCCTGCAGGGTCCTTATTTTTTAATAACAATTTTGCAAGTGCTTCCCTTACTAGTTTTAATAACACTAATAGTGCGAACTATTTCGGTTCAAAAGATAAAGAAAGTTACAGTACAATTGATTTAAATCAAATTGGAGCTATACTAGTATTTGAAGATAAATCAGGTAAAACAGAATGGAATAAAATTTCTGTTGGATTAAACTATGACAATTCAAGTAATTTTGATAACAGAATTTTCACCTCGGGTTACAACCCATATAATTCAATATCGCAATATTTTGTTAACCAAGCCAATACCGTATTAAATACTGAATTTAACGATTATCAATATGATATGGCTTATCAAACCTATATCATTGACCCACATCCAACCGTTCCTAATCAATTTGTTTCCAATGTTTCTCCTGGCGGAAATTATTACCAAGATTATTTTACAACATCAAATGGCTATAACGGTAAAATAACAGTTAATGTAGCCGGAAGTTATCAAAATAAATTATTCTTAGGATTAAATTTAAATGCTCATTTTACAGATTATGTTGTAACAACTAGTCTTTACGAAAACAATGATAATCCAAGTAATCCAAACACACAACCTACAATAAGAAACATAATTTTTGACAATCAATTAAGTACTTATGGTTCAGGATTTTCATTTAATCTAGGTGCTATTTATAAAGTAACTGATTCTTTTAGATTTGGTGCATCTTATGAATCTCCTACTTGGTATAATCTGAATGACGAATTGGTTCAAGATTTATACACGTATGATAATGTAAATGTTCCGTCTGGTGATGAGAGTTTGTATTATGGAAGTCCATTATTTGTTTTTCCTACTTACAGATTAAGAACACCAAGTAAAATAACAGGAAGTGCTGCTTACATAATTAACAAAAGAGGATTAATTAGTATTGATGTTGCTTCTAAAAATTACGGCAATATTGAATACACCAATACCAATCAAAACGATTTTAGAGATTTAAACTCGCAATTAAGCAGGGAATTAAAAAATGCATATGAAATAAGAATTGGAGGTGAGTACAAAATCAAACAATGGAGTGTTCGTGGAGGATATCGTTTTGAGGAAAGTCCATACAAAGTTGATTATGCATTTGGTGACTTAACTGGATACTCAGCAGGTGTAGGTTATAGTTTTGGAGAAAACAGAATCGATTTATCTTTTGCTAACTCGCACAGAAATTTTAATCAAAGTTTAATTTCTTCTGGAATGAATGACACTTCTAGAATTAGAAATGTTCAAAATAATGTTACAGTAACTTATTCTATAAATTTCTAA
- the rpsT gene encoding 30S ribosomal protein S20, which produces MANHKSALKRIRSNEKKRVLNRYQHKTTRNAIKAIRLATDKAEASAKLSAVISMIDKLAKKNIIHDNKASNLKSKLTKHVASL; this is translated from the coding sequence ATGGCAAATCATAAATCTGCTTTAAAAAGAATTAGAAGTAACGAGAAAAAAAGAGTATTAAACAGATACCAACACAAAACTACTCGTAACGCTATCAAAGCTATTCGTTTAGCTACTGATAAAGCTGAAGCTTCTGCTAAATTATCAGCTGTAATTTCAATGATTGATAAATTAGCTAAGAAAAATATCATTCATGATAACAAAGCTTCTAACTTAAAATCTAAATTAACTAAACATGTAGCTTCTTTATAG
- the rimO gene encoding 30S ribosomal protein S12 methylthiotransferase RimO, which yields MRTKSLKKNKINVITLGCSKNTYDSEVLMGQLKANGKDVAHEEEGNIVVINTCGFIDNAKEESVNTILEYVDKKDQGIVDKVFVTGCLSERYRPDLEKEIPDVDQYFGTTELPLLLKALGADYKHELLGERLTTTPKNYAYLKIAEGCDRPCSFCAIPLMRGKHVSQPIEKLVKEAESLAKKGVKELILIAQDLTYYGLDLYKKRNLAELLENLVKVEGIEWIRLHYAFPSGFPMDVLDVMKREPKICNYIDIPLQHISDSILKSMKRGTTKEKTTKLLQEFRERVPGMAIRTTLIVGYPGETQEDFEILRDWVQEMKFERLGCFTYSHEENTGAFALEDDVPHEVKQARAAEIMDLQSQISWDLNQEKIGKVFKCVIDRKEGQYFIGRTEFDSPDVDNEVLVDASKYYLKTGDFVNLKVTDATEFDLYAEPV from the coding sequence ATGAGAACCAAATCGTTAAAGAAAAATAAAATCAATGTAATTACACTTGGATGTTCTAAAAACACTTATGATAGTGAGGTGTTGATGGGACAACTTAAAGCTAACGGAAAAGACGTAGCTCATGAAGAAGAAGGTAATATTGTAGTTATTAATACTTGTGGTTTTATTGATAATGCAAAGGAAGAATCGGTAAATACGATTTTGGAATATGTAGATAAAAAAGATCAAGGAATTGTTGATAAAGTATTTGTTACCGGATGTTTATCTGAAAGATACCGTCCAGATTTAGAAAAAGAAATTCCAGATGTTGACCAATATTTTGGAACCACAGAATTACCTTTGTTATTAAAAGCTTTAGGAGCAGATTATAAGCATGAATTATTAGGTGAACGCTTAACAACAACTCCAAAAAATTATGCTTATTTAAAAATTGCTGAAGGTTGTGATAGACCTTGCAGTTTTTGCGCGATACCTTTAATGCGAGGAAAACACGTTTCACAACCTATTGAAAAATTGGTCAAAGAAGCAGAAAGTTTAGCAAAAAAAGGAGTAAAAGAATTAATTTTAATAGCACAAGATTTAACGTATTACGGTTTAGATTTATACAAAAAACGCAATCTTGCCGAACTATTAGAAAACTTAGTTAAAGTAGAAGGAATTGAGTGGATACGTTTGCATTATGCTTTCCCAAGTGGTTTCCCAATGGACGTTTTAGATGTAATGAAACGCGAACCAAAAATTTGTAATTACATTGACATTCCATTACAACACATTTCAGATTCCATTTTAAAATCAATGAAACGTGGAACAACTAAAGAGAAAACGACTAAATTATTACAAGAATTTAGAGAACGTGTTCCAGGAATGGCAATAAGAACCACTTTAATTGTAGGGTATCCTGGAGAAACTCAAGAAGATTTTGAAATTCTTCGTGATTGGGTTCAAGAAATGAAATTTGAGCGTTTAGGCTGTTTTACTTATTCTCATGAAGAAAATACTGGTGCTTTTGCTTTAGAAGACGATGTTCCTCACGAAGTAAAACAAGCAAGAGCGGCAGAAATCATGGATTTACAGTCTCAAATTTCATGGGATTTGAATCAGGAGAAAATTGGAAAAGTTTTTAAATGTGTTATAGACCGAAAAGAAGGACAATATTTCATTGGAAGAACTGAATTTGACAGTCCAGATGTAGATAATGAGGTTTTAGTTGATGCTTCAAAATATTATTTAAAAACAGGTGATTTTGTAAATTTAAAAGTAACAGATGCTACAGAATTTGATTTGTATGCAGAACCCGTTTAA
- a CDS encoding YdcH family protein translates to MITKHPIYQDFPEYAEKIKDLYHHNDEFQVLLHSYTELDEKIFKIETDEELAMDDELSHLRKDRVFLKDEIFNFLKDS, encoded by the coding sequence ATGATAACTAAACATCCTATTTACCAAGATTTCCCTGAATACGCTGAAAAAATCAAAGACCTTTATCATCATAATGATGAATTTCAGGTTTTACTTCATTCGTATACAGAGTTAGATGAAAAAATCTTTAAAATTGAAACCGATGAAGAACTTGCTATGGATGATGAATTATCACATCTTAGAAAAGATCGTGTGTTTTTAAAAGATGAAATTTTCAATTTTTTAAAAGATAGTTAA